A stretch of DNA from Ctenopharyngodon idella isolate HZGC_01 chromosome 6, HZGC01, whole genome shotgun sequence:
gaattgcgagatataaagtcgaattgtgtgttataaagtcagaattgtgttataaagtcagaattgcgagatataaagtcgaattgtgtgatataaagtcgaattgtgtgatataaagtcagaattgtgttataaagtcagaattgcgagatataaagtcgaattgtgtgttataaagtcagaattgtgttataaagtcagaattgcgagatataaagtcgaattgtgtgttataaaatcagaattgtgttataaaatcagaattgtgttataaagtcagaattgcgagatataaagtcgaattgtgtgatataaagtcgaattgtgtgatataaagtcagaattgtgttataaagtcagaattgcgagatataaagtcagaattgtgttataaagtcagaattgtgatataaagtcagaattgcgagatataaagtcagaattgtgtgatataaagtcagaattgtgttataaagtcagaattgcgagatataaagtcagaattgtgttataaagtcagaattgtgatataaagtcagaattgcgagatataaagtcagaattgtgttataaagtcagaattgtgatataaagttagaattgcgagattctgacttttttcttacaattgcgATTTTTTtaacttacaattctgactttataactagtaattctgactttatatcacacaattgtgaccaagagaaaagagaaaagaaagtcagaattgtgagataaaaaaatgtCCTGTTATTTAGATTAGGTACATGCTGTTTgagaaaattatgtttttgaacaattattacattatattatatgattaatagtatttttctatttttatgttatgtaGGGAGCCAAAGAAAACCTAcacaaatgtgttcaaaagacTAATTTACCTAAAAGAAAGCGGGAGCCTCTTCAATCTACCAGGAATATTTCTGACCATTACCCTAAAAAGAAGCATGCAGGTAAGTAATTTACAATCTGTTTTATGTTAGCAAACCAGAATATTAGCCATGCATAGCCTTCTCCTAACCTGTCTATATTTTCACAGTGACAAAACAGGAGGAATTTTATTCCATGTCACATAGCCCTCTTGGGTATTGTTTGATCATCAACAACTATAACTTTGGGAGTACGTCACTTGGAAACCGGAAAGGGACAGAGAAAGATAAaggtatttttttcttaaattcatgtgccctcgtaatctttaaccaaaataacttccccttccTCTTACAATGACATATCTTCTCTTTACTGATAATgcgtttactggcgtgagggcggggcaaccagtcactcacatgagatcacagcaatagcaaaccataaccatccaatcaattcccaatagACAAAATCATGTCCCGTcctatattttttcttgttcgagaagctgtttcactcagctatacatcacaatatgaaagaaaagattatcgcaacttctgtttcatgccgactttaacagTCTACTACTGAATGTCAAATATGGCTTTATGGTGAAGACTTAACTGTACTTTACTTTGTCTCCTAGATGATCTCACCAGAGTGTTTAAGAAAATGCCCTTCAAAGTTGAAGTGCGGGACGATTTGCAAGCAAAGGATATTCGAAATGTGATAAAGGAGTTTGCAGAGAGGGATCACTCTCAAATGGATGCTTTTGTCTGCTGCGTCCTCTCCCATGGAGAGAAAGGCTCTGTTCTGGGAATAGATGGAAATCAAGTTCCGATCTGTGAACTCACACAGTCTTTTGCCGAATGCCACACACTAGCATGCAAGCCCAAGCTTTTCTTCATTCAGGCCTGTCAGGGTAGTGAGGCCCAGCAAGGTGTGTGGATGGCCGATGGACATGAGAGCACCACAGAAGAAGGAACATTTGAGGAGGATTCTCATACTGCAGCATTCCAGAGTATCCCTAAAAGTGCTGATTTCCTCATTGGAATAGCATCAGTGGAGCACTGCAGATCTTACCGCCATGTAAAAAATGGGTCTATCTTTATCCAGGAGCTCTGCAAGCAGCTGGAAGATGGCTGTCCAAGGTGAGTTAAGTGCATGCTTCGATTAGGTTTCTTCTATTTTCACATAGCCTTTATTCCTGTCGTAATCGCAGCGGTGTGTTGCTGAAATCTGAGCCGGTGATGGGCCGCTGTTCGGCGGGAGAGCTGCGAACTTAAGACCGCTGCTCCGCGTTTCTCATAGCCAAAAGCTATCGTGACAGGCTCCTTATAACCTGCACATAAACAAATAGTACAgagttctgagaacatattttaacatccaaattaataatattcagtattataatgaataaaaatcagtttattaaaaaaaaaaaaaaatgacccaacagGCTTAACCCATcgtttttttagagtgtgtaaataaaaggCCCTATTTGCACTTGGTGTTACCATCCGGTTTGGCTGAGTTTATCAAAAGTAGTGCAATGCATCTTGAAAACACATTGTGGTCTGATCAGTCAAATCACCATCTAAGTTTGGGAACGCATATGGCCACATTGCATTTGTAAACACTAATGTTTTAAAGAGTCCCAGACATGATCGAAGGATGACCTACTCATGTAACCAATTtgtatctctttttttttggcagGAACAAGGACataaactcaattttgacaaaggTGAATAGAGCAGTGAGCTCCCA
This window harbors:
- the casp8l1 gene encoding caspase 8, apoptosis-related cysteine peptidase, like 1 — its product is MDETETVSNNKKTSQATKNGQEKGKASDELKRKKAVRRNSQGAKENLHKCVQKTNLPKRKREPLQSTRNISDHYPKKKHAVTKQEEFYSMSHSPLGYCLIINNYNFGSTSLGNRKGTEKDKDDLTRVFKKMPFKVEVRDDLQAKDIRNVIKEFAERDHSQMDAFVCCVLSHGEKGSVLGIDGNQVPICELTQSFAECHTLACKPKLFFIQACQGSEAQQGVWMADGHESTTEEGTFEEDSHTAAFQSIPKSADFLIGIASVEHCRSYRHVKNGSIFIQELCKQLEDGCPRNKDINSILTKVNRAVSSQIFQRFKQMPEVRYTLTKTLVLPMKQVS